A portion of the Acidobacteriota bacterium genome contains these proteins:
- a CDS encoding GDSL-type esterase/lipase family protein, which translates to MKGPTLVVLALLLATADLAAAQQVSGVIFDDVDGDGVRAADEPGVEGVSVRLFGRSDAGGAVDEVVLTGADGSFSFTPGNGCYLLRVEDPPQWRRTLGRTDERAEGSPGYTHPVGLRRYAVAPNLLDNLSAGSVLYSSMGDSIAWNWNSCFDTSAFWYSKQVRDRLRCVAPDASVQLDEAAIKGEHTDDLLVDEGGETNNVFRVIEEGAQLVTISIIGNDLLNNEPGANPTQEEINIAAAEMIDSRANLQEILSALVSELPQADVELNTLYDNLAWSCPGGDSQPFHIEWLPILNQMLRDVAWGQTRRVTNAEVFLEYSHEDLQAGCNGFQNQICHILGDDIHPRGRGYEIIREKLWEALGGVNLGPKDPLGATSATGVDHGYLRRVRRLYPTTWETRNGAQVTDPEAALDGADSGAGASVRLGIGQEEFRLAGFPDWYDEIVPSRVIAGIRYRTTGTVTDDFYRVEASVGGLFRAPAGHAFKPTDWDYYTPIVGSGGPNKPDEDPDYGDMKTLVVPNVPTYRTVSATLTRNPEISADGRGYTWPPLTMDEVASTAFRLLASPVAGTAGDDYQVVIDAVWLDIYGQEKQRPPEVTGLAVARLGDGALEFSFDELAGSAAYSLYAGSLAPLHARGAFDHGGASGFDPRCDAPTSPAGDGRLKTTVPAAEVPAGDRYFLVTGHVDGVESPSGFTSGGQERTRSESTCP; encoded by the coding sequence ATGAAGGGCCCGACGCTCGTCGTCCTCGCCCTGCTGCTGGCCACCGCCGACCTGGCCGCCGCCCAACAGGTCTCCGGCGTGATCTTCGACGACGTCGACGGCGACGGCGTCCGCGCGGCGGACGAGCCCGGGGTCGAAGGGGTCAGCGTGCGGCTCTTCGGCCGGTCCGACGCGGGCGGCGCCGTGGACGAGGTGGTGCTCACCGGAGCCGACGGCAGCTTCTCCTTCACGCCGGGCAACGGCTGCTACCTGCTGCGGGTGGAAGATCCGCCCCAGTGGCGCCGCACCCTCGGCCGCACCGACGAGCGCGCCGAGGGCAGTCCCGGCTATACCCATCCGGTGGGCCTGCGCCGCTACGCGGTGGCCCCCAACCTGCTGGACAACCTGAGCGCGGGCTCAGTTCTGTATTCATCGATGGGTGACTCCATCGCCTGGAACTGGAATTCCTGCTTCGACACCTCGGCTTTCTGGTACTCCAAGCAGGTCCGCGACCGGTTGCGTTGCGTGGCTCCCGACGCCAGCGTGCAACTCGACGAGGCCGCGATCAAGGGTGAGCATACCGACGACCTGCTGGTGGACGAGGGGGGCGAGACGAACAACGTCTTCCGGGTCATCGAAGAGGGCGCGCAACTCGTCACCATCTCGATCATCGGCAACGATCTGCTGAACAACGAACCCGGGGCGAACCCGACCCAGGAGGAGATCAACATCGCCGCCGCGGAGATGATCGACTCGCGGGCCAACCTGCAGGAGATCCTCTCCGCCCTGGTCTCCGAATTGCCCCAGGCCGACGTGGAACTCAATACGCTCTACGACAACCTGGCCTGGAGCTGCCCCGGCGGTGACAGTCAGCCCTTCCACATCGAGTGGCTGCCGATCCTCAACCAGATGCTGCGGGACGTGGCCTGGGGACAGACCCGGCGGGTGACCAACGCAGAGGTCTTTCTCGAGTACTCCCACGAGGACTTGCAGGCCGGCTGCAACGGCTTCCAGAACCAGATCTGTCACATCCTCGGCGACGACATCCATCCGCGCGGGCGGGGTTACGAGATCATCCGGGAAAAGCTCTGGGAGGCCCTCGGCGGCGTGAACCTGGGCCCCAAGGACCCCCTGGGGGCGACCAGCGCCACGGGGGTGGACCATGGCTACCTGCGCCGGGTCCGGCGGCTCTACCCCACCACCTGGGAAACCCGCAACGGGGCCCAGGTGACCGACCCCGAAGCGGCTCTCGACGGCGCCGACAGCGGGGCGGGAGCCTCCGTGCGCCTGGGTATCGGCCAGGAAGAGTTTCGCCTCGCCGGCTTTCCCGACTGGTACGACGAGATCGTTCCCTCCCGGGTGATCGCCGGCATCCGCTATCGCACCACGGGCACGGTGACCGACGACTTCTACCGGGTGGAGGCCTCGGTAGGGGGCCTGTTCCGGGCCCCCGCGGGGCATGCCTTCAAGCCGACGGATTGGGACTACTACACGCCCATCGTCGGCTCGGGAGGCCCCAACAAGCCCGACGAAGATCCGGACTACGGCGACATGAAAACCCTGGTGGTGCCCAACGTACCCACCTACCGCACGGTGAGCGCCACCCTGACCAGGAATCCCGAAATCAGCGCCGACGGGCGCGGCTACACCTGGCCTCCCCTGACCATGGACGAGGTGGCGAGTACCGCATTTCGGCTGCTCGCCTCGCCGGTGGCCGGTACCGCCGGGGACGACTACCAGGTCGTGATCGACGCCGTGTGGCTCGACATCTACGGGCAGGAAAAGCAGCGCCCGCCCGAGGTCACCGGCCTGGCTGTCGCCCGGCTCGGCGACGGCGCGCTGGAGTTCTCCTTCGACGAGCTGGCGGGCTCGGCGGCCTACAGTCTCTACGCCGGCAGCCTCGCGCCCCTCCACGCCCGGGGCGCGTTCGACCACGGGGGCGCGAGCGGCTTCGATCCCCGCTGCGATGCTCCCACCTCCCCCGCGGGGGACGGCCGGCTGAAGACCACCGTGCCGGCGGCCGAGGTGCCCGCCGGTGATCGCTACTTCCTGGTCACCGGTCACGTGGACGGAGTGGAAAGCCCCTCCGGTTTCACTTCGGGCGGCCAGGAGCGAACGCGGAGCGAAAGCACCTGCCCCTGA
- a CDS encoding MerR family transcriptional regulator: MDPAETHAFDISELARRAAVSSRTIRYYEELGLLHPAARGGGRRRLYDLEALERLQFISRLKTLGLTLDEIGALARAFDAGSTPAMLDELERLLDAHIEEVTDRVRQLEQLGRQLREYRQRIRARRQGGK, from the coding sequence ATGGATCCCGCCGAGACCCACGCTTTCGACATTTCCGAGTTGGCCCGCCGGGCCGCAGTCAGCTCCCGGACCATCCGCTATTACGAGGAGCTGGGGCTGTTGCACCCGGCGGCCCGGGGCGGCGGCCGCCGCCGCCTCTACGACCTCGAGGCCCTCGAACGCCTGCAATTCATCTCCCGGCTCAAGACCCTCGGGCTGACCCTCGACGAGATCGGAGCGCTGGCCCGGGCCTTCGACGCCGGCAGCACTCCCGCCATGCTGGACGAACTCGAGAGGTTGCTCGACGCCCACATCGAAGAAGTCACCGACCGCGTGCGCCAGCTCGAGCAGCTCGGCCGGCAACTCCGCGAGTATCGCCAACGCATCCGCGCCCGACGCCAGGGAGGAAAGTGA
- a CDS encoding methylmalonyl-CoA mutase family protein yields MSTTETRSSTPRENETFSTRQKLRLVTAASLFDGHDAAINIMRRVLQQQGAEVIHLGHNRSVDEIVTAAIQEDVHAIAVSSYQGGHMEFFTYMVQLLADRGRSGIKVFGGGGGTITDAEIEQLERRGVERIYSVEDGRRLGLVGMVQDLMRRADRPLVQPDDDLPGGLFEREPAAVARAISLIELLEGAGHEQRLAAIRAGLEQHLGDNPPPVVGITGTGGAGKSSLTDELVRRLLTQFDDRSVAILSVDPTSRRTGGALLGDRIRMNAVKGPRAYMRSMATRQAHVSTASALSDALLVLRVAGFDLVILETAGIGQSDSAVVDLCDLSLYVMTPEYGAPSQLEKIDMLDFADGVALNKADKRGAIDALRDVRKQYQRNHGLFEKPVEQMPVFLTAASRFADEGVDQLFSWMMSRLDEKDARSWRHAPPPERISDVPTVVPPERARYLAEIAETIRDYKRRSERQADLASRADGLARALRELGETPPPPDQDYDSRQLTEKGADPVVLTLRQRYHEVLADLDPAIRKQLAGWDALKQAYASDVFTYQVRGREVKVPAQYTTLSGTRIPKVALPTTRDWGELTRWLQLENVPGAYPFTAGVFPFKRTAEDPTRMFAGEGTAERTNRRFHFVAKAQPAARLSTAFDSVTLYGDDPDPRPDIYGKVGNSGVSVCSLDDAKRLYSGFDLCAPTTSVSMTINGPAPMMLAFFFNTAIDQLVEKRLKETGRWEQAQEKIVRLCGGRPPVYRAELPEGHDGSGLGLLGVSGDQLLPPEEYEELRAQALASVRGTIQADILKEDQAQNTCIFSTDFALKMMGDIQQYFVDHRVRNFYSVSISGYHIAEAGANPITQLAFTLANGFTYVEYYRARGMDVDTFAPNLSFFFSNGVDMEYSVIGRVARRIWAVAMREMYQASERSQKLKYHIQTSGRSLHAQEIDFNDIRTTLQALYAIADNCNSLHTNAYDEAITTPTEDSVRRALAIQLIINRELGWTKNENPLQGSFIAELVTELVEEAVLDEFVRLSDRGGVLGAMETMYQRGKIQEESLHYEMLKHSGGLPIVGVNTFLNPDTGDGVVETELIRSTEEEKQAQVEQVRQIHQRFESRAAEAIANLRRTALAGGNIFAELMEASKVCTLGQLSTALYEIGGQYRRSM; encoded by the coding sequence ATGTCGACCACCGAAACCCGCTCCAGCACCCCCCGCGAGAACGAGACCTTCAGCACTCGGCAAAAGCTACGGCTGGTCACCGCCGCTTCCCTCTTCGACGGTCACGACGCGGCGATCAACATCATGCGCCGGGTGCTCCAGCAGCAGGGCGCCGAAGTGATCCACCTCGGCCACAACCGCTCGGTGGACGAGATCGTCACCGCGGCGATCCAGGAAGACGTCCACGCCATCGCCGTCTCGTCCTACCAGGGCGGTCACATGGAGTTCTTCACCTACATGGTCCAGCTGCTGGCCGACCGGGGCCGATCCGGGATCAAGGTCTTCGGCGGCGGCGGCGGCACCATCACCGACGCCGAAATCGAGCAGCTGGAGCGGCGGGGAGTCGAGCGGATCTACTCGGTGGAAGACGGCCGGCGCCTGGGCCTGGTGGGCATGGTCCAGGACCTGATGCGCCGGGCCGACCGGCCCCTGGTGCAGCCCGACGACGACCTGCCCGGGGGGCTGTTCGAGCGGGAACCGGCGGCGGTGGCCCGGGCGATCAGCCTGATCGAGCTGCTCGAAGGAGCGGGGCACGAGCAGCGCCTGGCGGCGATCCGCGCCGGACTCGAACAGCACCTCGGCGACAACCCTCCCCCTGTCGTGGGCATCACCGGAACCGGCGGCGCGGGCAAGTCGTCACTGACCGACGAACTGGTGCGGCGACTGCTCACCCAGTTCGACGACCGCAGCGTGGCGATTCTCTCGGTGGATCCCACCAGCCGTCGCACCGGCGGCGCCCTGCTCGGCGACCGCATCCGCATGAACGCCGTCAAGGGACCGCGGGCCTACATGCGCTCGATGGCCACCCGCCAGGCCCACGTCTCCACCGCCTCGGCCCTGAGCGATGCGCTGCTGGTGCTGCGGGTCGCCGGCTTCGACCTGGTGATCCTGGAAACCGCCGGTATCGGCCAGAGCGACTCGGCGGTGGTCGACCTCTGCGACCTCTCCCTCTACGTGATGACCCCCGAATACGGCGCGCCGTCCCAGCTCGAGAAGATCGACATGCTGGACTTCGCCGACGGAGTCGCGCTCAACAAGGCGGACAAGCGCGGCGCCATCGATGCCCTGCGGGACGTACGCAAGCAGTACCAGCGCAACCACGGCCTGTTCGAAAAGCCGGTCGAGCAGATGCCGGTCTTCCTCACCGCCGCCAGTCGTTTCGCCGACGAGGGGGTCGACCAGCTCTTCTCCTGGATGATGAGTCGCCTCGACGAAAAGGACGCCCGGAGTTGGCGCCACGCCCCCCCTCCCGAGCGCATCTCCGATGTCCCCACCGTGGTGCCTCCCGAGCGGGCGCGCTACCTGGCCGAGATCGCCGAGACGATTCGTGACTACAAGCGTCGCAGCGAGCGCCAGGCGGACCTGGCCTCCCGGGCCGATGGCCTGGCTCGCGCCCTGCGAGAGCTGGGCGAGACGCCCCCCCCACCCGACCAGGATTACGACTCCCGGCAGCTCACCGAGAAGGGCGCCGATCCGGTGGTGCTCACCCTGCGCCAGCGCTACCACGAGGTGCTGGCTGATCTCGACCCGGCGATCCGCAAGCAGCTCGCCGGCTGGGACGCGCTCAAGCAGGCCTACGCCTCCGACGTGTTCACCTACCAGGTGCGGGGCCGCGAGGTCAAGGTGCCGGCCCAGTACACCACCCTGTCGGGAACCCGCATCCCCAAGGTGGCCCTGCCCACCACCCGGGACTGGGGCGAGCTGACCCGTTGGCTGCAACTGGAAAACGTTCCGGGCGCCTACCCCTTCACCGCCGGGGTCTTCCCCTTCAAGCGCACCGCCGAGGACCCCACCCGGATGTTCGCCGGGGAGGGCACCGCCGAGCGCACCAACCGACGCTTCCACTTCGTCGCCAAGGCCCAGCCCGCCGCCCGCCTGTCGACGGCCTTCGACTCGGTCACCCTCTACGGCGACGACCCCGACCCGCGGCCCGACATCTACGGCAAGGTGGGCAACTCGGGCGTGTCGGTCTGCTCGCTGGACGACGCCAAGCGGCTCTACTCCGGCTTCGACCTGTGTGCACCGACCACATCGGTGTCGATGACCATCAACGGCCCGGCACCGATGATGCTGGCCTTCTTCTTCAACACCGCCATCGACCAGCTCGTCGAGAAGAGGCTCAAGGAGACAGGGCGCTGGGAGCAGGCTCAGGAGAAGATCGTCCGGCTCTGCGGCGGCCGGCCGCCGGTCTACCGGGCCGAACTGCCCGAGGGCCACGACGGCAGCGGCCTGGGCCTGCTGGGGGTCAGCGGCGACCAGCTCCTGCCCCCCGAAGAGTACGAAGAGCTGCGAGCCCAGGCCCTGGCTTCGGTGCGGGGCACGATCCAGGCCGACATCCTCAAGGAGGACCAGGCCCAGAACACCTGCATTTTCAGCACGGATTTCGCGCTGAAGATGATGGGCGACATCCAGCAGTACTTCGTCGATCACCGGGTGCGCAACTTCTACTCGGTTTCGATCTCCGGCTATCACATCGCCGAGGCCGGGGCGAACCCCATCACCCAGCTCGCCTTCACCCTGGCCAACGGCTTTACCTACGTGGAGTACTACCGGGCCCGGGGCATGGACGTCGACACCTTCGCTCCCAATCTCTCGTTCTTCTTTTCGAACGGCGTCGACATGGAATACTCGGTGATCGGCCGGGTCGCCCGCCGGATCTGGGCGGTGGCCATGCGGGAGATGTACCAGGCCAGCGAACGGAGCCAGAAGCTCAAGTACCACATCCAGACCTCCGGCCGCTCCCTCCACGCCCAGGAGATCGACTTCAACGATATCCGCACCACCCTGCAGGCCCTCTACGCCATCGCCGACAACTGCAATTCCCTGCACACCAACGCCTACGACGAGGCGATCACGACCCCAACCGAGGATTCCGTGCGCCGCGCCCTGGCGATCCAGCTCATCATCAACCGGGAGCTGGGCTGGACGAAGAACGAAAACCCCCTCCAGGGCTCGTTCATCGCCGAGCTGGTCACCGAACTGGTGGAGGAGGCCGTGCTCGACGAGTTCGTTCGCCTCAGCGACCGGGGCGGCGTGCTCGGCGCGATGGAAACCATGTACCAGCGGGGCAAGATCCAGGAAGAGAGCCTGCACTACGAGATGCTCAAGCACTCCGGCGGCCTGCCCATCGTCGGCGTCAACACCTTCCTCAACCCCGACACCGGCGACGGCGTGGTGGAAACCGAGCTGATCCGCTCCACCGAGGAGGAAAAGCAGGCCCAGGTGGAGCAGGTCCGGCAGATCCACCAGCGCTTCGAGTCCCGCGCCGCCGAGGCCATCGCCAACCTGCGCCGCACGGCCCTCGCCGGCGGCAACATCTTCGCCGAGCTGATGGAAGCCTCCAAGGTCTGCACCCTCGGCCAGCTCAGCACCGCCCTCTACGAGATCGGCGGCCAGTACCGGCGGTCGATGTGA
- a CDS encoding exodeoxyribonuclease III, which yields MKILSWNVNGLRACERKGFLDFLRAEQPEILGLQEVRARPEQLSEAVLSPPGYHTAFTAAARPGYSGVALYAKTAPDRLETGLGEPRFDEEGRLQIARFGRLVVANVYFPNGNGKERDNSRVPYKLDFYRALESRLARLRRGGMRVLVLGDFNTAHRAIDLARPKQNEKTSGFLPEEREEIDRWIAAGWVDTFRHFEKGPGHYSWWSQRQGARQRNVGWRIDYVMASPAAMKFVRRAFILPEVMGSDHCPVGVEVDPAICG from the coding sequence ATGAAGATCCTCTCGTGGAATGTCAACGGCCTGCGGGCCTGTGAGCGCAAGGGCTTCCTGGACTTCCTCCGCGCCGAGCAGCCGGAGATTCTCGGCCTGCAGGAAGTGCGGGCCCGCCCCGAGCAACTCTCCGAGGCCGTGCTCTCCCCTCCCGGCTACCACACGGCTTTCACCGCCGCTGCCCGGCCCGGCTACAGCGGCGTCGCTCTCTATGCGAAGACGGCGCCCGACCGGCTCGAAACCGGCCTCGGTGAGCCTCGCTTCGACGAGGAGGGGCGCTTGCAGATCGCCCGCTTCGGTCGGCTGGTGGTGGCCAACGTGTACTTTCCCAACGGCAACGGGAAAGAGCGGGACAACAGCCGCGTGCCCTACAAGCTCGACTTCTACCGCGCCCTCGAATCGCGCCTGGCGCGCCTGCGTCGCGGCGGGATGCGGGTGCTGGTGCTCGGCGACTTCAACACCGCCCACCGGGCCATCGACCTGGCTCGCCCCAAGCAGAACGAGAAAACCAGCGGCTTTCTGCCGGAGGAGCGGGAAGAGATCGACCGCTGGATCGCCGCCGGGTGGGTCGATACCTTCCGCCACTTCGAAAAGGGCCCCGGCCACTACAGTTGGTGGAGTCAGCGCCAGGGTGCCCGCCAGCGCAACGTGGGGTGGAGAATCGACTACGTGATGGCCTCACCGGCGGCGATGAAGTTCGTGCGGCGGGCGTTCATCCTGCCGGAGGTGATGGGCTCGGATCACTGCCCGGTGGGCGTGGAGGTCGATCCGGCGATCTGCGGGTGA
- a CDS encoding alpha/beta fold hydrolase, with amino-acid sequence MHVVARLTALLVVASMTLLPSLGEGEPTVRDFRLDTSDGFEIVGDLHLGGGADAPLVVLLHMFRSDRRSWHRLLPELVSSGFNVLAIDQRGHGASKMQNGEKVKAKLLPRSQNAAWIRRGAGDVVAAVEQLRAEEGLRPACVALVGASYGGTIALLGAARLNAVCGIVLLSPGIDYFGVDVTDAVGSYPARARIFVSAGDRGSVGSARKIKEMLGKRALLTIYEDGGHGTKLLETHPDAVGSIVDFLESASRSVE; translated from the coding sequence ATGCATGTCGTGGCGAGGTTGACGGCTCTGCTGGTTGTCGCATCGATGACCCTGCTCCCCTCCCTGGGAGAGGGAGAGCCCACGGTCAGGGACTTTCGCCTGGACACCAGCGATGGTTTCGAGATTGTCGGCGACCTCCACCTCGGTGGCGGAGCCGATGCGCCGCTGGTCGTGCTGCTGCACATGTTTCGCTCGGACCGCCGGTCCTGGCACCGGCTGCTGCCCGAACTGGTGTCCTCGGGTTTCAACGTGCTGGCCATCGACCAGCGCGGTCACGGGGCGTCGAAGATGCAGAACGGCGAGAAGGTCAAGGCCAAGCTGCTGCCCCGGAGCCAAAACGCCGCATGGATCCGGCGGGGGGCGGGGGATGTCGTGGCCGCCGTCGAGCAACTCCGGGCGGAGGAAGGCCTGCGCCCTGCCTGCGTGGCCCTGGTGGGAGCCTCTTACGGGGGTACGATCGCCCTGCTCGGCGCGGCCCGGCTGAACGCGGTGTGTGGCATCGTCCTGCTCTCACCGGGCATCGACTACTTCGGGGTCGATGTGACCGACGCGGTCGGGAGCTACCCGGCCCGCGCGCGGATATTCGTCTCGGCCGGGGACCGGGGGTCGGTGGGCAGTGCCCGCAAGATCAAGGAAATGCTCGGTAAGCGTGCCCTGTTGACGATCTACGAGGACGGTGGGCACGGCACCAAGCTGCTCGAGACCCATCCCGACGCTGTCGGCTCCATCGTCGACTTCCTGGAAAGTGCTTCTCGTTCGGTCGAGTAG
- a CDS encoding MotA/TolQ/ExbB proton channel family protein, whose amino-acid sequence MIDAPRRRVRSARLLFYAVTLLSASALLGLSVVRGRSMIDMLSEVITRFVVPLNAFIMFAFAVILSLIVGIFLHYLFFELRDPQIFDRPRTERWRASLQADGGTTGIIGTAREAFAGDETVFAHILLRFLGENGPQSARPASVWLAIQDEEFDRLKRNLVFLSFASVVSPALGFLGTAVGMVAAFYEISIQDSVTPADLALSIQIALITTVIGLVLKTLAMVLKTFVMHSITRREDQLFLVYQRLFER is encoded by the coding sequence GTGATCGACGCGCCCCGGCGCAGGGTGCGCTCGGCCCGCCTGCTCTTCTACGCGGTGACGCTGCTGAGCGCCAGCGCCCTGCTGGGACTTTCCGTGGTCCGCGGGCGAAGCATGATCGACATGCTCTCGGAGGTCATCACCCGCTTCGTCGTCCCCCTCAACGCCTTCATCATGTTCGCCTTCGCGGTGATTCTCTCCCTGATCGTCGGCATCTTCCTGCACTACCTGTTTTTCGAACTTCGCGACCCCCAAATTTTCGACCGCCCGCGGACCGAGCGGTGGCGCGCCTCGCTCCAGGCCGACGGTGGTACCACCGGCATCATCGGAACCGCCCGCGAGGCCTTTGCGGGCGACGAGACGGTCTTCGCCCACATCTTGCTGCGCTTCCTCGGCGAGAACGGGCCCCAAAGCGCCCGGCCCGCCAGCGTCTGGCTGGCGATCCAGGACGAAGAGTTCGATCGACTCAAGCGCAACCTGGTCTTTCTTTCCTTCGCTTCTGTGGTTTCTCCGGCCCTCGGTTTTCTGGGCACCGCCGTGGGCATGGTCGCCGCTTTCTACGAGATTTCGATCCAGGACTCGGTCACTCCCGCGGACCTGGCGCTGTCGATCCAGATCGCCCTGATCACGACCGTCATCGGCCTGGTACTCAAGACACTGGCCATGGTGCTCAAGACCTTCGTCATGCATTCCATCACCCGGCGGGAGGATCAGCTCTTCCTGGTCTACCAGCGACTTTTCGAAAGGTGA
- a CDS encoding biopolymer transporter ExbD yields the protein MRRGERFSFDMEDGFEGAVDVVFLLIIFFLVASSFDKTVREKLVLPPRDPEQATALRPQEREKLEIAVLEDATILVDHRPLDVVDTTSIEAYQAISRALEGWITGTHPDDGGADPAGTMEVLITADRRSPAGAALNAIMACLDRGITPQVLFEQERAGK from the coding sequence ATGAGGCGCGGCGAGCGGTTCAGCTTCGACATGGAAGACGGCTTCGAGGGGGCCGTCGACGTGGTCTTCCTGCTGATCATCTTCTTCCTCGTCGCCTCTTCTTTCGACAAGACCGTGCGCGAAAAACTCGTTCTCCCCCCGCGGGATCCCGAGCAGGCGACGGCCCTGCGCCCCCAGGAGCGCGAAAAGCTGGAGATCGCAGTCCTGGAGGACGCCACCATCCTGGTCGATCACCGGCCACTGGATGTCGTCGATACCACCTCCATCGAGGCCTACCAGGCGATCTCCCGGGCCCTCGAGGGGTGGATCACCGGTACGCACCCCGACGACGGGGGCGCCGACCCGGCCGGCACGATGGAAGTCCTGATCACCGCCGACCGCCGATCCCCGGCCGGCGCCGCTCTCAACGCGATCATGGCCTGCCTCGACCGCGGCATCACACCCCAGGTTCTTTTCGAGCAGGAGCGGGCGGGGAAATGA